Proteins encoded within one genomic window of Synechococcus sp. PCC 7335:
- a CDS encoding GTPase family protein: protein MGWPDRLRQGAIGLWQDASGRLGRWLPTDVAQLQRAYADAQTQVTQALLNNFSVSDEKIAEILAKVRAELPTTEALLMGKPQAGKSSIVRGLTGVSAEIVGQGFKPHTQNTARYAYPSEELPLLIFTDTVGLGDIGQKTTSIVEELSNELDRQIHCAQILILTVKINDFAVDQLKQIAQQLKQNHPNVPCLLAVTCLHELYPLQQDDHPPYPPTDAEIQRAFLELQSSFSSCFDQAVLLDFTLEEDGYTPVFYGQAALRDTLAELLPAAEAKAIYQLIDEQDQVGHQLGNLYRDIGRRYISAFAVAAATLAAVPLPLATMPVLTALQISMVGLLGQLYGQKLSQSQAGGVASAIAGGFFAQAIGRELVKFIPGFGSVVAASWAAAYTWALGEGACAYFGDLMGGKKPDPERIQQVMAEAFESAKVRFKASGMQRNVQQNRDRTGSE, encoded by the coding sequence ATGGGCTGGCCAGATCGGCTACGACAAGGAGCTATTGGACTTTGGCAAGATGCGAGTGGTCGTCTTGGCCGATGGCTACCTACGGACGTCGCCCAGCTACAAAGAGCCTATGCTGATGCTCAGACCCAGGTCACTCAGGCGCTGCTCAACAACTTCAGTGTAAGCGACGAGAAGATAGCTGAAATTCTAGCTAAGGTGCGAGCTGAGCTACCGACAACAGAAGCGCTGCTGATGGGTAAACCTCAAGCCGGCAAAAGTTCAATTGTGCGCGGCCTAACTGGGGTGTCCGCAGAGATTGTGGGCCAGGGCTTTAAACCACACACGCAGAACACAGCGCGCTATGCCTACCCTTCAGAAGAGCTACCGCTGCTGATTTTCACAGATACGGTAGGCCTAGGCGATATTGGTCAAAAAACAACAAGTATCGTTGAAGAGCTATCAAATGAGCTAGATAGACAGATCCACTGTGCCCAGATATTAATCTTAACAGTGAAGATTAACGACTTTGCAGTAGACCAGTTAAAGCAGATCGCGCAGCAGCTTAAGCAAAATCATCCGAATGTGCCTTGTTTGCTAGCTGTGACCTGTCTGCATGAACTCTATCCGCTACAGCAAGACGATCATCCTCCTTATCCACCAACAGATGCAGAGATACAGAGAGCTTTCTTAGAGCTACAGTCCTCTTTCTCAAGCTGCTTTGATCAAGCCGTTCTACTAGACTTTACGCTAGAAGAAGACGGCTACACGCCTGTGTTCTATGGTCAGGCAGCTCTAAGAGATACCCTAGCAGAGCTGCTACCGGCAGCAGAGGCAAAGGCAATCTATCAGCTCATTGATGAGCAAGATCAAGTAGGCCATCAGCTAGGCAATTTGTATCGAGATATAGGACGGCGCTATATTTCAGCCTTTGCGGTAGCAGCGGCGACGCTGGCCGCCGTGCCTTTACCGCTTGCGACTATGCCAGTGCTAACAGCGCTACAGATCTCGATGGTAGGGCTATTAGGTCAGCTATATGGACAGAAGCTTAGTCAGTCGCAAGCAGGGGGGGTAGCCAGTGCGATCGCGGGCGGTTTTTTTGCTCAGGCGATTGGCCGCGAGCTAGTTAAATTTATCCCAGGTTTTGGCAGCGTGGTTGCCGCTTCTTGGGCCGCCGCCTATACTTGGGCGCTGGGCGAAGGGGCTTGCGCCTATTTCGGCGATTTGATGGGCGGTAAAAAGCCAGATCCTGAGCGAATTCAGCAGGTGATGGCCGAAGCGTTTGAGTCGGCGAAGGTACGATTCAAAGCGAGTGGAATGCAGAGAAACGTTCAGCAGAACAGGGATAGAACAGGCAGTGAGTAA
- a CDS encoding histidine phosphatase family protein, with protein MQPITRVILVRHGRSTFNDQGRYQGSSNQSELTQQGQETARLVGQYLKQLSVTTPIDLIYTSPLRRVQQTAHEIVKAMAPISSPPVVVSGELKEISLSVWEGLSYKYVKQQFPILYWQWQQRPAQFALPMESENSTKGEHSVAAETYFPVQQLYHEGRSFWTKILPRHMGSTLLVVSHSGTIHALLSTALGLPPDCHHSLQQSNCGISELVFFGTLTFGPPHSEISHSEILRSEIPQLSGRVQIHQLNQTTALSEPLPKLKVNKRGLRLLLVPSGQQDDAMGAQHFQRLAERLEDLPIDFCVSTDQEQHWLRSLIQQHPNMLRLEAQKADFLEDWQQHLRRTCWLDAPLVTGLVIAPTPSIQKLLRQVLTRGLESDSTPADFADTLPKNCLALCLGYLSVVHYPYGHRPVVQAINI; from the coding sequence ATGCAACCAATCACCCGCGTTATTCTGGTTCGACATGGACGCAGTACATTCAACGACCAAGGTCGCTATCAGGGTAGCTCCAATCAGTCTGAACTCACTCAGCAGGGGCAAGAAACCGCGCGGTTAGTCGGACAGTATCTGAAGCAATTATCAGTAACCACCCCGATCGATTTGATCTATACCAGTCCCCTGCGCCGAGTTCAACAAACGGCTCATGAGATTGTCAAGGCGATGGCCCCGATTAGCTCCCCACCGGTTGTGGTAAGTGGTGAGCTCAAAGAAATTTCGCTTTCTGTCTGGGAAGGATTGAGCTACAAGTACGTGAAGCAACAGTTTCCTATCCTGTACTGGCAATGGCAACAGCGTCCTGCCCAGTTTGCACTGCCTATGGAATCAGAGAATTCAACCAAGGGGGAACATTCTGTCGCCGCAGAAACGTATTTCCCAGTGCAACAGCTCTACCATGAGGGGCGCAGCTTTTGGACGAAGATACTGCCGCGTCATATGGGCAGTACGCTTTTAGTCGTGAGTCATAGTGGCACCATCCATGCGCTGTTGAGCACCGCGCTAGGGCTACCGCCCGACTGCCACCATAGCTTGCAGCAGTCCAACTGTGGGATTAGCGAGCTAGTATTCTTTGGCACACTGACTTTTGGACCCCCTCATTCTGAAATATCACATTCTGAAATATTACGTTCTGAAATTCCCCAACTGAGTGGGCGCGTACAGATTCACCAGCTTAATCAGACAACTGCACTCAGTGAGCCATTACCCAAACTCAAAGTGAATAAACGAGGACTACGCCTACTGCTTGTGCCTAGCGGGCAACAAGATGATGCGATGGGCGCTCAGCACTTTCAGCGCTTGGCAGAGCGGCTTGAGGATCTGCCGATTGATTTTTGCGTATCAACAGATCAGGAACAACACTGGCTTCGCTCGCTGATACAGCAGCATCCCAATATGCTTCGTTTAGAAGCACAAAAGGCTGATTTCCTAGAAGATTGGCAGCAGCACTTGAGGCGGACTTGTTGGCTAGACGCGCCGTTGGTGACCGGTTTGGTGATCGCGCCCACTCCCAGCATTCAAAAGCTACTCAGACAGGTGCTCACAAGAGGACTAGAGTCTGATTCTACGCCAGCTGATTTCGCAGACACTTTACCCAAAAACTGCCTAGCACTTTGCCTGGGATACCTTAGCGTCGTTCATTATCCCTACGGCCATCGGCCAGTCGTTCAGGCAATCAATATCTAG
- a CDS encoding glycosyltransferase family 2 protein — MTVTDTTFPKTPPLSTRSGSLSELALPDQKPKVTLVIGPRERFSYTQACLESIYQNTDYPFELVFVDVCSPRPVARYIQQKARQESFKVIRTERYLSPNQARNVGLRQVLTQTDSDYVVFVENDVVVKNGWLTKLVSCAEQTGAAVVGPLTCIGKPLHQVIHNAGGRSYIQTDFKRGQPRRKIKQSAYLTGRPVAEVPEELRPVQCDYVEFHCMLARTSLFETAPFKQTGGLLDEGMLATREHIDFCFMVTEAGGKIYSDRTAVVTTDTVGIDNNKVGLIQWFGQLKLPEFKLYDLPYFMLRWSDAWDLASLNHLRQKWDLTEDKYFKKRYAKLGARRRELLVLPLVDRLTCGRGSDRLENLLAAIERKINHYLYGRYLKKHPETPHPIQSAAVRHTLQAARQR, encoded by the coding sequence ATGACAGTCACTGACACGACGTTTCCAAAGACTCCGCCGCTCTCTACGCGCTCTGGCTCACTATCTGAATTAGCCCTGCCTGACCAAAAGCCCAAAGTCACACTTGTGATTGGCCCTAGGGAGCGCTTTAGCTATACTCAGGCCTGCTTAGAGAGCATTTATCAAAATACGGACTATCCTTTTGAGCTTGTTTTTGTTGATGTCTGTTCGCCCCGACCAGTCGCACGCTACATTCAACAAAAGGCTAGACAAGAATCTTTTAAGGTGATTCGCACAGAGCGATATCTCTCTCCTAACCAGGCTAGAAACGTAGGATTACGCCAGGTGCTAACCCAGACGGACAGTGACTATGTTGTCTTTGTAGAAAATGACGTTGTTGTCAAAAATGGCTGGCTGACTAAGCTGGTGAGCTGTGCGGAACAAACTGGCGCGGCGGTAGTGGGGCCGCTGACCTGCATTGGCAAACCGCTTCATCAGGTGATTCACAACGCAGGCGGTCGCTCGTATATTCAAACTGATTTCAAACGCGGTCAGCCTAGGCGCAAGATCAAACAGTCTGCCTATCTTACGGGCAGACCCGTGGCCGAAGTCCCGGAAGAGCTGCGCCCGGTTCAGTGCGACTATGTCGAATTTCACTGTATGCTGGCGCGCACTAGCCTATTTGAGACGGCACCGTTTAAGCAGACAGGTGGCTTACTCGATGAAGGCATGTTGGCTACTCGCGAGCATATTGATTTCTGCTTCATGGTCACTGAGGCCGGTGGCAAGATCTATAGCGATCGCACCGCTGTTGTCACCACGGATACGGTCGGCATTGATAACAACAAAGTGGGCTTGATTCAATGGTTTGGCCAGCTAAAGCTACCAGAATTTAAGCTTTATGATCTGCCTTACTTCATGCTGCGCTGGAGTGATGCTTGGGATCTAGCTAGCCTGAATCACCTGCGCCAGAAGTGGGACTTAACAGAAGATAAATACTTCAAGAAACGCTATGCAAAGCTGGGCGCTCGTCGTCGTGAGCTGTTAGTTCTCCCCCTAGTCGATCGGCTTACTTGCGGCAGAGGCAGCGATCGCCTAGAGAATCTATTGGCTGCTATTGAAAGAAAAATTAACCACTATCTCTATGGTCGCTACCTCAAAAAGCATCCTGAAACGCCCCATCCAATTCAATCCGCTGCCGTTCGTCACACGTTGCAAGCTGCTCGGCAGCGCTAG
- a CDS encoding aldo/keto reductase, with protein sequence MLYRNLGKTGIRASAIGLGTWNIGNQWGHIEEEGAIATVRSAVEKGINLIDTAESYGMPAGLSEERVGKALEGRRDRVHIVTKMGRWGRRSGQMVPITTTDMVRLCAHASLYRLKTDYIDVMLCHEGKLADPQLAETYLEGFELLQQQGLIGTYGISTDRLDVLKLFNASDRCSVVEVDYSLLSRNPDQEFLPYCQAHNIAVLVRGSLHKGLLSGKYSADTVFTDTVRSEWYKDDRAKAKLARKLAKVDSLKAAVQPGEEMVKAALGFVISHPIAPVAIAGAKSPEQVSINASAGEKLMSPAERDYLIRCTKKDKNLAIA encoded by the coding sequence ATGCTCTATCGCAACTTGGGCAAAACCGGCATTCGAGCCTCGGCGATTGGCCTTGGTACCTGGAACATTGGCAACCAGTGGGGCCATATTGAAGAAGAGGGGGCGATCGCGACTGTTCGCAGCGCTGTCGAAAAAGGAATCAATCTCATCGACACCGCCGAATCATATGGTATGCCCGCTGGTCTCTCAGAAGAGCGGGTTGGTAAAGCTCTAGAAGGGAGGCGCGATCGAGTGCATATCGTCACAAAGATGGGCCGTTGGGGCAGACGCTCCGGCCAGATGGTGCCGATTACCACCACTGATATGGTGAGACTATGCGCCCACGCCTCGCTCTATCGCCTCAAAACAGACTATATCGACGTTATGCTGTGCCATGAGGGCAAGCTAGCCGATCCGCAGCTAGCTGAGACCTATCTTGAAGGGTTTGAGCTACTGCAACAGCAGGGACTGATTGGAACCTACGGCATCTCTACCGATCGCCTAGACGTGCTGAAGCTGTTCAATGCTAGCGACCGCTGTAGCGTGGTAGAAGTCGACTACTCGCTGCTCAGTCGCAATCCTGATCAAGAATTCTTGCCTTACTGCCAAGCGCACAATATTGCAGTGTTGGTCAGAGGTTCACTGCACAAAGGACTGCTGTCGGGCAAATATTCTGCGGATACCGTCTTTACCGATACGGTGCGCTCTGAGTGGTACAAAGATGATCGCGCCAAGGCAAAGCTCGCTCGTAAGCTGGCTAAAGTTGACAGTCTTAAAGCGGCTGTGCAGCCCGGTGAGGAGATGGTGAAAGCGGCGCTGGGTTTTGTGATTTCTCATCCGATCGCGCCGGTTGCGATCGCAGGTGCCAAGTCGCCTGAACAAGTCTCTATCAATGCTAGTGCTGGCGAAAAACTGATGTCTCCAGCAGAAAGAGACTATCTGATTCGCTGTACAAAAAAAGATAAAAACCTCGCGATCGCCTAA
- a CDS encoding glycosyltransferase family 2 protein, with protein MKHPQVTIIVVPRERFQFTQKSLESLYENTQHPFHLIYVDNNSPDHVREYLEDQSQQKAFEWVRSPYYLSPNQARNVGLRRVKTPFVVFVDNDIIFAPGWLTALMQCERETGAAVIGSLVCQYEPIHTIVHCIGGDYMEPTEYASFSRGERGPKSTIDQAGQWTIEEKTYFQNQPIAEVKDQLQRQTVGFIEFHAMLVRTSLFNRIGLLDEGFSCTKEYLDFCMTVTRLGEPIYLEPTSVVTFLTHPPAPTMELSDLPYFMLRWSDEWELASLKHFQKKWNLAESRYFQKRYKKLGQRRRKELIKPLVSQFSFLNEPAKKWLEKRLVGVEKLFNRYLSKQYRTFLQHVDTAFLKESLETTFPDKTFPGKTFSGCDRAHSLSSRALSPNQLPARASNASP; from the coding sequence ATGAAACATCCTCAAGTCACGATTATTGTCGTTCCTAGAGAACGCTTCCAGTTTACTCAAAAGTCACTAGAGAGCCTATACGAGAATACTCAGCATCCTTTTCATCTGATCTATGTAGACAACAATTCGCCGGATCATGTTCGTGAGTATTTAGAAGACCAGTCACAGCAAAAAGCGTTTGAGTGGGTGCGATCGCCCTATTATCTCTCCCCTAACCAAGCTAGAAATGTTGGCTTACGGCGCGTTAAAACCCCGTTTGTTGTTTTTGTGGACAACGACATCATCTTTGCACCCGGCTGGCTCACGGCCTTGATGCAGTGTGAGCGCGAAACCGGAGCGGCTGTGATTGGTTCGCTAGTGTGTCAGTACGAGCCAATTCATACCATTGTCCACTGCATCGGTGGCGACTATATGGAGCCCACAGAATATGCTAGCTTCTCCCGAGGAGAGCGGGGGCCAAAAAGCACAATCGATCAGGCTGGGCAGTGGACAATTGAGGAGAAGACCTATTTTCAAAACCAGCCTATCGCTGAAGTCAAAGACCAGCTTCAGCGACAAACTGTTGGTTTCATAGAGTTTCATGCCATGCTGGTGCGGACTAGTCTGTTCAATCGCATTGGCCTACTCGACGAAGGATTCTCTTGCACTAAAGAATATCTGGATTTTTGTATGACGGTGACTAGGCTAGGAGAGCCGATCTACCTAGAGCCCACTTCAGTGGTTACATTCTTAACCCATCCGCCTGCGCCCACGATGGAGCTTTCTGATCTGCCCTATTTTATGCTGCGCTGGAGCGACGAGTGGGAGCTAGCAAGCCTCAAACATTTTCAGAAGAAATGGAATCTAGCAGAGAGCCGCTACTTTCAAAAGCGCTATAAAAAGCTAGGTCAACGGCGACGCAAAGAGCTGATCAAACCGCTTGTTTCCCAGTTTTCTTTTCTCAATGAGCCCGCTAAAAAATGGCTAGAAAAGCGGTTGGTTGGCGTTGAAAAGCTGTTTAACCGCTATTTATCCAAACAGTATCGGACCTTTTTACAGCACGTTGATACCGCCTTTCTCAAAGAGTCTCTAGAGACTACCTTTCCTGACAAAACATTTCCTGGCAAAACATTCTCTGGATGCGATCGCGCGCATTCGCTCTCCTCGCGTGCCCTCTCGCCCAATCAGCTACCAGCCAGGGCTAGTAACGCCTCTCCCTAG
- a CDS encoding ABC transporter ATP-binding protein, translating to MINRKRPKTIQQALPRLRRIMRRFWPQIRKQKGLLLLAGLALVAKVLARLLAPWPLKLIFDFVLVPDAHSAELDWPLLRDLSPNLLLAVLAIAIIATAALRAMSAYASLVGLSLAASRIIAEVRADLYAHIQRLSLSFHYRSKSGDLITRLTSDVDTLRGATVNATLPLAVDTLTLISMVCVMFWIDWELALIGTMVFPLFVISSLRMTKRIKTVSRQQRRRESAMAATVAESIGAIKVVQALSLEKRLEKIFASDNRQSLEDTARTQQLSSGLQRTAEILVAIATALVLWRGAILVQQGTATPGDLLVFITYLKTAFKPTRDLAKEAAKISKATASGERIIDLFEMIPDIRNQPGAIAAPPFHGDIAFRNVYFAYEANRMVLENVSFEAKAGQRIALVGPSGSGKSTLVSLLLRLYDPLLGQVTIDGRDIREYELDSLRQQISIVLQDSILFGTTVRENIAYGIDYGVGYGSGGVSDAEIEKAAKLANAHDFILRLPDGYDTLMSERGSTLSGGQRQRIAIARAAVRQARIVILDEPTVGLDNKSEKAVNEALTRLTTSATTFLITHDLRVSKEFDQILYVENGQILERGTHSALMHQGGHYAALYQIQTAIPPEKALQTNPKVL from the coding sequence ATGATTAACCGCAAGCGGCCTAAAACTATTCAGCAGGCACTCCCTAGATTACGGCGAATTATGCGGCGATTTTGGCCCCAAATTCGCAAACAAAAGGGCCTTCTCCTGCTTGCCGGACTAGCGCTAGTGGCCAAAGTACTAGCTCGGCTACTTGCGCCCTGGCCACTGAAGCTGATTTTTGACTTTGTGCTGGTGCCGGATGCCCACAGCGCCGAGCTAGACTGGCCGCTGCTAAGAGATCTTAGCCCTAATCTGCTGCTGGCTGTGCTAGCGATCGCAATTATTGCAACAGCGGCGCTGCGGGCAATGTCTGCCTACGCTAGTTTGGTTGGGCTTTCACTAGCTGCAAGCCGCATCATTGCCGAGGTCAGAGCCGATCTATACGCCCATATTCAGCGACTCTCTCTCTCTTTTCACTATCGGTCTAAAAGTGGCGATCTGATCACTCGTCTCACCAGCGATGTAGACACCTTACGCGGCGCCACCGTCAATGCGACGCTGCCGCTAGCTGTAGACACGCTGACGCTGATTAGCATGGTCTGTGTAATGTTCTGGATCGATTGGGAGCTAGCCCTCATTGGCACGATGGTTTTTCCACTTTTTGTCATTTCCAGCTTAAGAATGACGAAGCGGATTAAGACAGTCTCTCGTCAGCAGCGCCGTAGAGAAAGTGCTATGGCCGCCACGGTGGCAGAATCAATCGGCGCGATTAAAGTTGTGCAGGCGCTCTCGCTCGAAAAGCGGCTAGAGAAGATATTTGCAAGTGACAATCGCCAGAGCCTAGAAGATACTGCTCGTACGCAGCAGCTTTCTTCGGGACTACAGCGGACGGCAGAAATTTTGGTGGCGATCGCCACGGCCCTAGTGCTTTGGCGCGGCGCCATCCTCGTTCAGCAAGGCACCGCCACCCCTGGTGATCTGCTGGTCTTTATCACCTACCTAAAGACGGCCTTCAAGCCAACTCGTGACCTAGCGAAAGAAGCTGCAAAAATCTCTAAGGCTACCGCGTCCGGCGAGAGAATTATCGATCTGTTTGAGATGATTCCCGACATTCGCAATCAGCCTGGTGCGATCGCCGCACCGCCATTTCACGGTGATATTGCCTTTCGTAACGTTTATTTTGCCTATGAAGCGAACCGCATGGTGTTGGAGAATGTCAGCTTTGAGGCCAAGGCCGGTCAGCGGATTGCTCTAGTGGGGCCTTCGGGTAGCGGTAAGTCTACGCTGGTGAGTCTGCTGCTGCGGTTGTACGATCCACTGCTAGGGCAGGTCACTATCGATGGCAGAGATATTCGCGAATACGAGCTGGATTCTTTGCGGCAGCAAATCAGCATTGTGCTGCAAGATAGCATTCTGTTTGGCACGACGGTTCGAGAAAATATTGCCTACGGAATTGATTATGGAGTTGGCTACGGATCAGGGGGAGTAAGTGATGCGGAGATTGAAAAAGCTGCCAAGCTAGCCAATGCTCATGACTTTATTTTGCGGCTGCCCGACGGGTACGACACGCTGATGAGCGAGCGAGGCTCGACGCTTTCGGGTGGGCAAAGGCAGCGAATTGCGATCGCCAGGGCTGCTGTTCGCCAAGCCCGAATTGTGATTTTGGATGAGCCCACGGTTGGACTCGACAATAAAAGTGAAAAAGCCGTGAATGAAGCGTTGACCCGTTTGACCACCAGCGCAACAACATTCCTAATCACGCATGACCTTAGAGTCTCGAAAGAATTCGATCAAATCCTTTACGTTGAAAACGGTCAAATTTTAGAGCGCGGCACTCACTCAGCGTTAATGCATCAGGGAGGGCACTACGCCGCCCTTTATCAGATACAAACGGCGATTCCGCCAGAAAAAGCACTGCAAACCAATCCCAAAGTCCTATGA
- a CDS encoding glycosyltransferase: MTKRVCITTLEFPPDVGGVGQSVSRIANMLIDLGYEVHVAVFRAVFREERALAAAGDYRRATCHTACSGKITVHRLKPAVRSEQAKAQDYLCDLHAQLQALHDQYRFDVLHAFFINEMGFLTTLLANENGLPVINSVRGADLNKHVFSPAQFSQVSWTLAHSDWTTFVSRDLMRRARAIAPSIRDRSSAFWNAIAPVSFDHLPVPALADQLHGTVIGSVGSFRDKKGLEYLFDACYQLRERADLTLLLVGAFAEKERDYWEKALSDSGFADRVVITGKISRQEALAYLPQMDIFAIPSLRDGCPNALLEAMLAARAIVGSGVDAIGEIIKDGTDGLIVPPSHTEALTKALWQLVSQPDLRRQLGMAARQKALTQLAPAVEQQHWKTVYQQVLEPEKSLERSPFKKSLERPPLEKVSFNSLA; encoded by the coding sequence ATGACAAAGAGAGTTTGTATAACCACGCTAGAGTTCCCCCCCGATGTGGGCGGGGTGGGGCAATCGGTCAGTCGGATTGCCAATATGCTAATCGACTTGGGCTATGAGGTTCATGTGGCTGTTTTTCGAGCCGTCTTTCGCGAAGAGCGAGCCTTAGCGGCGGCTGGAGACTATCGCCGCGCTACTTGTCATACCGCTTGCTCTGGCAAGATTACGGTTCATCGTCTAAAGCCAGCCGTTCGCTCTGAGCAGGCTAAGGCCCAGGACTATCTGTGTGATTTGCACGCTCAGCTACAGGCACTGCATGACCAGTATAGATTTGACGTACTGCATGCCTTTTTTATTAATGAAATGGGCTTTTTGACGACGCTGCTCGCTAACGAAAACGGACTGCCTGTAATCAACAGCGTTCGGGGCGCGGATTTGAACAAACATGTGTTCAGCCCGGCTCAATTTTCCCAGGTGAGCTGGACACTGGCCCATTCCGATTGGACCACGTTTGTGAGTCGAGACTTGATGCGCCGAGCTAGGGCGATCGCCCCCTCTATTCGAGATCGCTCTTCTGCTTTTTGGAATGCGATCGCCCCCGTGTCTTTCGACCATCTGCCTGTGCCTGCCTTAGCTGATCAACTCCACGGAACCGTGATTGGATCGGTTGGTAGCTTCAGAGATAAAAAAGGACTCGAATATCTATTTGATGCCTGCTATCAGCTGAGAGAAAGGGCAGATCTCACGCTGTTGCTGGTGGGCGCTTTTGCTGAGAAAGAGCGAGACTATTGGGAGAAAGCGCTGTCGGATAGTGGCTTTGCCGATCGCGTGGTGATTACGGGCAAAATCAGCCGCCAAGAGGCGCTCGCTTATCTGCCGCAGATGGATATTTTTGCTATTCCTTCCCTGCGCGATGGCTGTCCCAATGCTTTGCTAGAGGCCATGCTTGCTGCTAGAGCGATTGTGGGCAGCGGTGTAGATGCCATTGGCGAAATCATCAAAGACGGCACCGACGGTCTGATTGTGCCGCCTAGCCATACTGAAGCTCTGACCAAGGCGCTTTGGCAGTTGGTGAGTCAACCTGACCTACGGCGACAGCTGGGTATGGCTGCTAGGCAAAAAGCGCTGACTCAGCTTGCGCCTGCGGTTGAACAGCAACACTGGAAGACCGTCTATCAACAGGTACTTGAGCCTGAAAAGTCTCTTGAAAGGTCTCCCTTTAAAAAGTCTCTTGAAAGGCCTCCGCTAGAAAAAGTCTCCTTTAACTCCTTAGCATGA
- a CDS encoding glycosyltransferase family protein → MKKIMIYCQHLAGIGHLVRCREIIRSLVPTFEVCFVNGGQLVSAFELPAEVKMVCLPGLWEKEAKLVPLDETRSLEEVKTQRKQQLLDVFDWFRPDCLITECFPFSKLRMKYELKPLLEQAKASPWPVKIVCSLRDLIMTQPLPADTKARRAAKVCRLINQFYDAVLFHADANFQPLEDCFSRVRDLNCEIIYTGYVAQSSPTIKTPTLDDIAGLSDSSPTIVVSAGGGRHGYPLLRAAVDASSLLANRLSHQIYAFAGPFMPEADFLDLQRAAADRPNVTLRRYTSRLIDYMDKADLSVSLGGYNTTMNLLRTGVRSLLLPSLNPSQTDEQRIRAEKLARLGLLTLLTPSDLQAERFADAVVTAIQQTSAQMPAQTSAQTSVIPTIDLQGAAHTASYLQKLLLPQECFC, encoded by the coding sequence ATGAAAAAAATTATGATCTACTGCCAGCATTTGGCTGGGATAGGCCATTTAGTGCGCTGTCGAGAGATTATCCGCAGCCTGGTGCCAACGTTTGAGGTTTGCTTTGTCAACGGTGGTCAACTGGTATCGGCGTTTGAGTTGCCAGCTGAGGTGAAGATGGTTTGTTTACCGGGACTTTGGGAAAAGGAGGCAAAGCTGGTACCGCTAGATGAGACGCGATCGCTTGAGGAGGTAAAGACGCAGCGTAAACAGCAACTGCTCGATGTGTTTGACTGGTTTCGGCCAGACTGTCTGATTACAGAGTGTTTTCCTTTTAGCAAGTTGAGAATGAAGTATGAGCTAAAGCCTTTGCTCGAACAGGCTAAGGCTTCACCATGGCCGGTCAAAATAGTCTGTAGCCTCAGAGATTTGATTATGACTCAGCCGCTACCAGCTGATACGAAGGCTAGAAGAGCGGCTAAGGTGTGTCGGTTAATCAATCAGTTTTATGATGCAGTGTTGTTTCACGCTGATGCGAATTTTCAACCGCTAGAAGATTGTTTTTCTCGGGTGCGCGATTTGAACTGCGAGATTATCTATACGGGCTATGTAGCCCAGTCATCACCTACCATAAAAACGCCAACCCTAGACGACATTGCCGGACTCAGTGACTCGTCACCAACGATTGTGGTGAGTGCGGGTGGTGGCAGACATGGGTATCCCCTATTGAGGGCTGCTGTAGATGCCAGCTCACTTTTAGCCAATCGGCTGTCCCACCAAATCTATGCTTTTGCCGGGCCATTTATGCCTGAAGCAGACTTTTTAGATCTGCAACGGGCGGCGGCCGATCGGCCCAACGTTACGCTGCGAAGATACACATCGCGATTGATTGACTACATGGATAAAGCTGACTTGTCAGTGAGTTTGGGTGGTTACAACACGACGATGAATCTGTTGAGAACTGGCGTGCGATCGCTGCTGCTACCTTCTTTGAACCCTAGCCAAACCGACGAACAGCGTATCCGAGCCGAAAAGCTAGCGCGCCTGGGCCTTTTGACTTTGCTCACTCCGTCAGACTTGCAGGCAGAACGCTTTGCCGATGCTGTCGTAACGGCCATACAACAAACGTCCGCTCAAATGCCGGCTCAAACATCTGCTCAAACGTCGGTGATTCCCACCATTGATTTACAGGGCGCGGCTCATACAGCCAGCTATTTGCAGAAGCTGTTGTTACCACAAGAATGTTTTTGCTAA